GTTTAAATCACCCTTGTGGTGAAAATAATAAAATTGAGATAACTAGTCAAAATCATGGTTTCGCTATTGATCCTAATTCTCTCTCAAAAGATATAGTTAGAATAACTCACTACAACCTTAATGATAATACTGTGGCTGGCCTAGAGGTTAATAATAAGCCAATATTTAGTGTGCAATATCATCCAGAAGCAGGACCTGGACCACATGATTCAGATTATTTATTTAAAAAATTTGTTTCTCTAATGTTAGAAAGATGTTGACATATTGTTTTCTTTTGATTTGATAATTACATTTGATATATTAATTTTTTGGAGGTATTAGATCATAGAAGATTTCCAGAAGTTAACGGTTTCTTTAAGAGGAAACCTTGAGGTTAAAACAAACATTATTGTTTTTTCTTTTAAGGGCCAACTTGATGCTTTTTCAGAAAAACAATTTAAGACTTTTGTTACTAATAATTTAAAAAATGAACTTCCATTCGTTATTGATCTTGCAAAAATAGATTTTTTAGATTCCTCTGGTCTTGGAGCTCTTGTTCAAACTGCTAAAGAATGTAAGAAGTCTAATCTTGGCTTCTCTGTAGTTGGCAATTCGAGAGTGGCCCAAACAATTAAACTTGTTCGTTTGGGAGATTTTCTTAACTTGAAGTCAAGTCTTGAAGATGCATTAAATTATTTAAAGAATTGAATTATTGGATTCAAAACTTGTCTCCTTATGGATCACCCGAAGATATAGGCGTTATCCAACTTGCTTGGCTTGGAGATTCAGTATGGGAGCTTCATCAAAGACTTAGGCATGTTCATTTCCCTTTAAAATCAAAAGATCTCCATTTATCTGTAGTAAATGAAGTAAAAGCAAAATCACAGGCAGAATCATTAAGTCAAATTGAACATTTATTAAATTTAAATGAAATTGATCTAATTAGGCGTGCTAGAAATAAAACAAAGAGATATCCAAAGTCTTCAGACCCTACCATATACTCTAGAGCAACTGGTTTTGAAACTCTCATTGGTTGGCTATTTTTAAAAGATCCTCAAAGATTATCAACACTTTTTGAATATTTAGAACTAAAAATGAATTAATCCTATGAAAAACTCCTCAAAAAAATTTTTTCTCGGAAAAAATAATAAAAATAACAAAAAAAATTCTGATTTTGGTTCTTACTCAAAAAATAAAAATCGTTCAGAAAAAAATGAAAGATTTTTGAAGAATTCTTTTAAAAATAATAATGTTGATAATTTAAATAAAAATGAAAAAAATAATATTTTTTCATCTTCAAATAAAAGAAAACCAATATTTAAATCTAATTCAGAATTTTCTAATAAAAACCCTGAAATTCAACAAGACTTTACTAATAAAAGAAATTTTGATGATTGGATATGGGGTAAACATTCTGTTTATGAGGCTCTTTGTAGTGAAAGAGCGATTAATAGGATTTGGTGTACTTCGGAAATCTTTTCCTCTGACAAATTCTATATTTTGCTTAAGAACCTTAAATCAAAAGGAGTTCTTATTGAAGAAGTTTCTTGGAACAGGCTTTCGCAACTAACTTATGGTGCTTCACATCAAGGCGTTGTATTGCAGTTAGCATGCTCTAAAACAATATCCCTAGAACAATTAATCGATTTTTCTAAACACAACTGTGCAAATCCCATACTACTAGCATTAGACGGTATAACTGATCCACATAATGTTGGTGCGATTATAAGATCTGCAGAAGCATTTGATTGTAAAGGCATTATTATTCCTCAGAGAAGATCAGCTGGATTGACGGGAACAGTCGCCAAAGTAGCTGCAGGAGCCTTAGAACACTTGCAAGTTAGTAGAGTTGTTAACTTGAATAGAGCACTAGAGGAGCTTAAGAAAAATGGTTTTCTTATTGTAGGCTTATCTGGAGATGGTCAATTATCTATCTCAAATTTTTTAGAAAAAGCACCCTTGGTAGTTATAGTCGGCTCTGAAGATAAAGGTATTTCTTTACTTACTCAAAAAAAATGTGATTATCATTTAAGCATTCCTCTAAAAGGTAAGACTTCAAGTTTAAATGCCTCCGTGGCGGCCGCTATATCACTATTTCATTTGACCTGCAAATAATATAGTTATTAATAATCACTGTTATTAATGACCTCTTAATGTTGTTGTTTCAATATATTTATGTGATTAATAAAAAATTATTGAATTTTCACTACAAAATTGTATAGAATTTAACAAGAATTGTGGTTTAGTAGGCCAAAAAAATTGATTAGAAACTTTGGAAACAAACTCGGATTAGCTTGGTGGGCTAAAATTGAGACAGAAAAACCTAATGGCACCTACTGGTTTGGCCCATTTATTACTAAACGTAGTTTAAAAGAAAATATGTCTTCTTTTATTAATGATCTTTCAGATGAAGGTTTTAAAAATATAAAACATAGTTTGGTTCGCTGCAAAAAAGAAGAACCATTAACTGTCTGATAAATTTAATTTTAAAAAAAATTAAGTAATGAATTTTAATTCTTTAAGAAAAGAAATTTTTAACAATAATGCTTCTGTTAAGGAATTAGTTAATGATATTTTTGCCAAGATAGATCATAAAGATCCTGAAGTTAACTCATATATTTGTATTACAAAAGATAATGCACTTGCACAAGCAGATAATATAGACAAATTAATTCAAAATAAAGAAAAACTTCCTCCTCTTGCGGGCATTCCAATAGCAATAAAGGATAATATTTGCACTAAAGGAGTTGTAACCACTTGTGCAAGCAAAATGCTAAAAAGTTTTGTTGCACCTTATGAATCTACAGCTTCAAGTAAATTATGGTCTTCAGGTGGAATTTGTTTAGGAAAGACAAATTTAGATGAATTTGCAATGGGTAGTTCGACTGAAACTTCTGTATTTGGCGTCACTTCAAACCCTTGGGATATTAATAGAGTTCCAGGAGGAAGCTCAGGCGGAAGTGCTGCTTCAGTTGCAGCTGGATTTTGTGCGGCAGCTATAGGTTCTGACACAGGAGGATCAATAAGGCAGCCAGCTTCTTTTTGTGGTGTTGTAGGTCTTAAGCCTACTTATGGCAGAGTAAGCAGATGGGGATTGGTTGCATTTGCTAGCTCTCTTGATCAAATTGGTCCAATTACTAATACTGTTTCAGATGCTGCTGAAATTCTTTATTCAATATCTGGTAAAGACCCTTTTGACTCAACATGTCTTGATAAACCAGTGCCGAATTATTTGACTGATTTAAATAAATCTATAAAAGGTCTAAAGATTGGAATTATTAAAGAATGTTTTGAACATAAAGGGCTCAATCCTGAAGTTAAGGAATCTGTTCTTTCTGGAGTTGAGAGATTCAAAACTTTAGGAGCTGAAGTTATTGAAGTTGAATGTCCTAGATTTAACGACGGTATCGCGACATATTATGTCATTGCACCTTCTGAAGCCTCCGCAAATTTAGCTAGATACGACGGAGTTAAATATGGCTACAGATCAAGCAAGGGTACAAATCTTATTGATATGACATCAAAAAGTAGAGCTGAAGGATTTGGAGATGAAGTGCAAAGAAGAATTTTGATAGGAACTTATGCTTTGTCAGCTGGATACAGTGATGCCTATTACAAAAAGGCACAAAAAGTTAGGACATTAATAAGAAGAGATTTTGATATTGCTTTTAAAAAAGTAGATATTCTATTAACCCCAACTTGTCCTACTACAGCTTTTTTGAAGGGTGATTTCGTAAATGACCCACTTTCTATGTATTTGTCTGATCTATTAACTGTTCCTGTTAATTTAGCTGGACTTCCAGCAATCAGTATTCCCTGCGGTTTTGATACTAAAGGATTACCTATAGGAATGCAATTAATAGGCAATGTATTAGAAGAAAATAGAATATTGAATGCTGCAAATATCTTTGAAATTGATGCTCAGGTAATTAAGAAGAGACCTTTATTCTAAATTTGTATTAATAATTAATTTGTAATCACAAAGTATAGATCTTTTAGAAATTTTCTCTATCTTATATATATAAATTATTTGAATATGGGTTTTGTTCCGCTTCATAATCATAGTGACTACAGCTTACTTGATGGAGCCAGTCAAATTTCAAAAATTGTAGATAGAGCTTCCGATCTTGGAATGGAATCTATAGCTCTTACTGATCATGGAGTAATGTATGGTGTTCTCGATTTGGTCAAGAAGTGTAAAGAGAAAGGCATAAAACCAATTATTGGTAATGAAATGTACGTAATTAATGGTTCTATTGATGATCCTCAACCTAAAAAAGAAAAAAGATATCATTTGGTAGTGTTAGCAAAAAATTATACTGGTTATAAGAATCTAGTAAAGTTAACAACAATTAGTCACCTAAATGGGATGAGAGGTCGAGGCATTTTTTCTAGACCATGTATTGATAAATCTCTTTTAAGTAAATATAGTGATGGTCTAATAGTTTCCACAGCTTGTCTTGGTGGAGAGATACCTCAGGCTATCTTAAAAGGTAGATTAGATGTAGCCGAGGATATAGCACTTTGGTATAAAAAATTATTTACAGATGATTTTTATCTAGAAATACAAGATCACGGCTCTATCGAAGATAGAATTGTTAACGTTGAATTAATAAAAATTGGGAAGAAGCACCAAATAAAAGTCATCGCTACCAATGACGCGCACTATTTATCAAATATGGATGTTGAAGCACATGATGCTTTGCTTTGCGTTTTAACAGGAAAACTAATAAGTGATGAAAAAAGATTGAGATATACCGGTACAGAATATATAAAAAGTGAATATGAAATGCTTGAACTCTTTAAAGATCATATTGATGATGAATCAATTAATGAAGCGGTGAACAATACAGTAGAAATTTCTCAAAAGGTTGAAGTATTTGATTTGTTTGGTAATTATAGAATGCCAAAATTCCCTCTTAACGAAGATACAGATTCATTTTCATTCCTAGCACAATTATCTAATGAAGGTCTTTTAAAAAGACTTAAAAAGAATGATTTTACAGAAGTTGATGAGAGCTATAAAAAAAGACTATCTACTGAATTAAAAATTATAAAAAATATGGGTTTTCCAGATTATTTTTTGGTTGTTTGGGATTACATCAAATTTGCTAGAGATAACTCTATCCCCGTAGGGCCAGGTAGAGGCTCTGCAGCAGGCTCACTAGTAGCTTATGCCCTTCAAATCACAAACATAGATCCTGTTGAGCATGGATTATTGTTTGAGAGATTTTTAAATCCAGCAAGAAAGTCTATGCCAGATATTGACACCGACTTTTGTATTGATAGGAGAAATGAAGTTATTGATTATGTTACTAATCGTTATGGAGAGGATAAAGTTGCGCAAATAATTACTTTCAATAAAATGACCTCAAAGGCGGTTTTAAAAGATGTCGCAAGAGTTCTAGATATACCTTATGGAGAGGCTGATAAATTGGCTAAGTTAATACCGGTTGTAAGAGGGAAACCTTATAAACTTAATGAAATGATTGATAAGAATTCTCCTAGCCAAGAGTTTAGAGAAAAATATATTAATGATAATAGGGTGAAAAAATGGGTTGATTTGGCATTGAGAATTGAAGGAACTAATAAAACATATGGGGTTCATGCTGCTGGAGTTGTTATCGCTTCAGAACCTCTGGACGAACTTGTACCTCTTCAAAGGAATAATGAAGGACAAATAATAACCCAATATTCTATGGATGATATTGAATCACTCGGATTATTGAAAATGGATTTCTTGGGTCTTAAGAATCTTACGATGATTGAAAAGACAGTTTCTCTTATTAATCAATCAACTGGAAAGAAAATAAATATTGATGATTTACCTCAAAATGACGGTAAAACCTTTGAGCTTATTGGGAGAGGAGATCTTGAAGGTGTTTTTCAACTTGAATCTTCTGGAATGAAACAGGTCGTAAAGGATTTCAAACCTAACTCACTTGAGGATATTTCGTCCATACTTGCTCTTTATAGACCTGGTCCTCTTGATGCAGGCCTTATACCTAAATTCATAAATCGAAAAAATGGGAATGAAAAGATTGATTTCCCTCATCCTTTTATTGAGTCAATTCTAACTGAAACCTATGGAATTATGGTTTATCAGGAACAAATCATGAAAATTGCTCAAGACCTAGCCGGTTATTCTTTAGGTGATGCTGATTTACTTCGAAGAGCAATGGGTAAAAAGAAAGTATCTGAGATGGTCAAACATAGGAATATTTTTGTAGACGGTTCTATGAAGAAGGGTGTAAATGAAAAATTAGCAAATGATCTTTTTGATCAAATGGTTTTATTCGCAGAATATTGTTTTAATAAGAGTCACTCAACTGCTTATGGTGCAGTAACTTATCAAACAGCATTTTTAAAAGCCCATTTTCCTGTTGCATACATGGCAGCGCTTTTAAGTGTAAATTCTGGCTCTAGCGACAAGATGCAAAGATATATTTCTAATTGCTACTCAATGGGAATAGAGGTTATTTCTCCAAGTATTAATTTTTCTGGGCTTGATTTCACTATTAAGAATAATCAGATTTTATTTGGTTTATCCGCAATTAAGAATTTAGGAGATTCTGCAATAAGAAATATAATAGAAAATCGTAATAGTTTTGGAATCTTTAAGTCATTATCAGATTTGTGCGATCGTTTGCCTTCTAATGTTCTTAACAAAAGAAGTCTTGAATCTCTAATTCATTGTGGTGCACTAGATGAGTTTTCAAATGATAATAATAGAGCTCAATTATTGTCAGATCTCGAACATGTTATTGAGTGGGCTTCTTCAAGAAATCGTGATAGATTATCTGGGCAAGGAAATCTATTTGACTCTAAAGAAGAATTTTCTAATGTTGCTTTTTCAGATTCACAATTAGCTAAGGTTGATGATTATTCACTTATTGAAAAGTTAAAGTTAGAAAAGCAGCTATTAGGCTTTTACTTATCTGATCATCCTCTAAAGCATTTAACTAAACCAGCAAAACTTATATCACCTATAAGCGTTTCTCAGTTAGAAGAAATAAAAGATAGAACAAAAGTATCTTTAGTTGGGATGATCCCTGATTTGAAGCAAATCACAACGAGAAAAGGAGATAGGATGGCTATAGTTCAGTTAGAAGATCTTTCTGGAAGTTGCGAAGCAATAGTTTTTCCAAAAACCTATGTAAGATTATCAGAATTTCTCTTGACTGATACTAGATTATTGGTATGGGGTACAATTGATAAAAAAAGTGATAAGACTCAATTAATTATTGATGATTGTAGAGAAATAGATAACCTTAAATTGCTTATAATTAATCTTGAAAGTTCTCAAGCATCAGATGTAAGAGTACAAAATACTTTAAGAGATTGTCTAATTAAATTTAAACCAGATAAAGGTAGATGTGGAGTAAAGATTCCAGTTTTAGCTGCAGTAAGAAACAAAAATAGTGTTACCTATGTTAAATTTGGCGAACAATTCTGTATTGGAGATATTAATGGAGCATGCAAATTACTAGAGGATAAATCATTCCAGGTTAACTTGAAATCTTTAGTTTCCTAGATTAACTTTTATCCTCGAAATTTTGAGTTGCAGGTTTGAAGGCTGCTTTTGCACGTTGTATGTTCATTGGAATATTTTCAATACCAAAAAATGATCCAGGTTCTTTATCCCAACTAGCTGATAATATTCCAAAACTCAATCCTGCTAGTCCTAACAAGAAAAATAATGCTGAAATTGCAATTGTTGAGGAAGGAGGTATTTCAGCTATATTTCTTGTAACGATAATGTAGCTAACAACAAAAACCGACATCCCTAGTATGGTCGGTATTCCTGCTGTAAAAAATATTCTTCTTGCCATTCTATCAGCAACATATTTAGGTATCCCATTTGATGAACGTTTTGGTGTAGTTGTATTATTAGATGTTTTTTCTAGATTAGCAAAGGCAGTTTTATCGGAATAATTTTTTTTCTTTTTAATTTGTGTCTTTTTTTTAGATTGCTTTTTTTTCATTAATTGAAATCATCCTCTGATTCCAATTTTCTTTACTAGTTCTTGATATCTCTGAACGTTTTTGTCTTTTATATAAGATAACAATCTTTTCCTTTTACCAATCATTTTTAATAATCCTTGCCTTGAAGCGAAATCATGAATGTTTCCCTGAAGGTGGTCACTTAATTTAGATATTCTTTTAGAAAGCATTGCTACTTGCACTTCAGCTGACCCTGTATCAGTTGGATGTACTTGGTGGGTTTCAATCAGCTTCTGTTTTTCGGCTGTGTCTAATGACATAGGATTTATTTTCTTTTGTTCTATGATACTACGTTAACTAGCTAAATTACTACTATCCTTATCTAGATAGTTCATAGCTAATTTTAATAAATTTTCAAATGATAAATTATTTTCTTTTTTTGTTAGAAGATCTATTTCTTTAATAAGAATTGGCAAAATAGCCTTTATTTCTTTATTTTTGTAATTTAATGATTGAAGGGTTAACTGAAGGTCTTCCATCATTTTATTAATTTCAGGATTATTAATCTCTAATTGATCATTTCCTTTTTCTTCTTCAAATTGTATTTCATTTTCAAATTTAGTTTTTAATTCTAAAATTAACCGATCACTCATTTTTTGTCCTATTCCAGGTACGGATCTAATTAATTTTTTGTTTTGTGTTTTTATTGCTTTGATAACTTCACTAAAAGAAAATTTATTTAATATCCCCATACCAATTTGAGATCCAACTCCTCGGATACTTAAAATTTCAATAAAAAAATTTTTTTGATCTTTTGATGTAAAGCCAAATAATAAATCAGAATCTTCTTTCTTAATATGTTTTATCCAAAGATTGATGTTTTTATTAGATATCTGATTTGTTTTTAATTTGAGAAAAAAGGACTCCAGTATTTGTATTTCGTATCCTAATCCTTGACAATTTACTAGGACAAAAAATTTTTGATTAGTTTGCCATAATTCAACCAATTCTCCGCTTATCCAGCTAATCAATTAACCACCATCCACCTGACAACCAATTAGAGCTCCTGCAGTTCCTCCAGCTGGTACGGCCCAAAATCTATCTTTTCCTCTAGAGGAAGAAAGTGCTATTCCTGCACCAAGAATACCTCCAATAACAGAACCTTCACTACAATCATTATCATCTATTTTTTCAGCTTGACTTTGACCTCCACAGGGGATAACAACGTCGATTTCATAACTTTTTACATAGCCTGGCTTTGACTTTGTTCCAGGAATATATTCTTCTCTATACTCAGTTCTTGTACATGTCACAGACTTTGGAGTTGAAGCATTCACTTGAACAATAGGAGAAAAACAAAACAAAATAGATAAATAAAGAAATTTCACCATTTTTTTTTATTCTATTTAATATTCTATGTCCTTTTTATTTTTTTGGTAGTAGATATAATAGTTCCTAATAAAACTAGTGATGAACCTAATAAAAAATTTATGTTAATTATTTCGCTGAAAAACAAAATCCCCCAAATTGAACCGAATAAAACTTGCAAATAGTTAATAGTTGAAGCTTCAGAAGCAGGCAAGTTTTTTAATCCTACAGTTAAAAAAGTCTGACCTAATTGAGTAAATAAGCCAATACCAATTATCCAAACTAAATCATTCCAATTTGGGGTAACCCAGTTGATTAATACAATTGGCAATAAAGTTACAAAAGAAACCAGTGGAAAATATTCAATAATTACATAAACATCTTCAGTAAATGAAAGTTTCTTAACTGTAACGTAAGCCAATGCAGTGCAGATTGCTCCAAGAAATGCTATAAAAATCGAAACTTTTTCAATTTCAACGTTAATATTTGATAATTGACTTGGATTTATTATTATTAATATTCCAATCCAGCCAAT
The Prochlorococcus marinus XMU1411 genome window above contains:
- a CDS encoding glycine zipper 2TM domain-containing protein, with the protein product MVKFLYLSILFCFSPIVQVNASTPKSVTCTRTEYREEYIPGTKSKPGYVKSYEIDVVIPCGGQSQAEKIDDNDCSEGSVIGGILGAGIALSSSRGKDRFWAVPAGGTAGALIGCQVDGG
- the rlmB gene encoding 23S rRNA (guanosine(2251)-2'-O)-methyltransferase RlmB, giving the protein MKNSSKKFFLGKNNKNNKKNSDFGSYSKNKNRSEKNERFLKNSFKNNNVDNLNKNEKNNIFSSSNKRKPIFKSNSEFSNKNPEIQQDFTNKRNFDDWIWGKHSVYEALCSERAINRIWCTSEIFSSDKFYILLKNLKSKGVLIEEVSWNRLSQLTYGASHQGVVLQLACSKTISLEQLIDFSKHNCANPILLALDGITDPHNVGAIIRSAEAFDCKGIIIPQRRSAGLTGTVAKVAAGALEHLQVSRVVNLNRALEELKKNGFLIVGLSGDGQLSISNFLEKAPLVVIVGSEDKGISLLTQKKCDYHLSIPLKGKTSSLNASVAAAISLFHLTCK
- a CDS encoding DMT family transporter, producing the protein MINFTELEKKFNSLNKFNLLFASFFFSLMTLCVKNIDKRIPIYELVLFRSLLSLIITLVIIKLKNINPWGKNKPLLIIRGVLGTSALICIFFAIRNMPLSISTVIQYTYPIFISIFAGIFINEKINRNIIFALIIGWIGILIIINPSQLSNINVEIEKVSIFIAFLGAICTALAYVTVKKLSFTEDVYVIIEYFPLVSFVTLLPIVLINWVTPNWNDLVWIIGIGLFTQLGQTFLTVGLKNLPASEASTINYLQVLFGSIWGILFFSEIININFLLGSSLVLLGTIISTTKKIKRT
- a CDS encoding ribonuclease III domain-containing protein — translated: MNYWIQNLSPYGSPEDIGVIQLAWLGDSVWELHQRLRHVHFPLKSKDLHLSVVNEVKAKSQAESLSQIEHLLNLNEIDLIRRARNKTKRYPKSSDPTIYSRATGFETLIGWLFLKDPQRLSTLFEYLELKMN
- the rpsO gene encoding 30S ribosomal protein S15, translating into MSLDTAEKQKLIETHQVHPTDTGSAEVQVAMLSKRISKLSDHLQGNIHDFASRQGLLKMIGKRKRLLSYIKDKNVQRYQELVKKIGIRG
- a CDS encoding STAS domain-containing protein, whose translation is MEDFQKLTVSLRGNLEVKTNIIVFSFKGQLDAFSEKQFKTFVTNNLKNELPFVIDLAKIDFLDSSGLGALVQTAKECKKSNLGFSVVGNSRVAQTIKLVRLGDFLNLKSSLEDALNYLKN
- a CDS encoding DUF1816 domain-containing protein; translation: MIRNFGNKLGLAWWAKIETEKPNGTYWFGPFITKRSLKENMSSFINDLSDEGFKNIKHSLVRCKKEEPLTV
- the ruvA gene encoding Holliday junction branch migration protein RuvA — protein: MISWISGELVELWQTNQKFFVLVNCQGLGYEIQILESFFLKLKTNQISNKNINLWIKHIKKEDSDLLFGFTSKDQKNFFIEILSIRGVGSQIGMGILNKFSFSEVIKAIKTQNKKLIRSVPGIGQKMSDRLILELKTKFENEIQFEEEKGNDQLEINNPEINKMMEDLQLTLQSLNYKNKEIKAILPILIKEIDLLTKKENNLSFENLLKLAMNYLDKDSSNLAS
- a CDS encoding PAM68 family protein, whose amino-acid sequence is MKKKQSKKKTQIKKKKNYSDKTAFANLEKTSNNTTTPKRSSNGIPKYVADRMARRIFFTAGIPTILGMSVFVVSYIIVTRNIAEIPPSSTIAISALFFLLGLAGLSFGILSASWDKEPGSFFGIENIPMNIQRAKAAFKPATQNFEDKS
- the gatA gene encoding Asp-tRNA(Asn)/Glu-tRNA(Gln) amidotransferase subunit GatA, whose translation is MNFNSLRKEIFNNNASVKELVNDIFAKIDHKDPEVNSYICITKDNALAQADNIDKLIQNKEKLPPLAGIPIAIKDNICTKGVVTTCASKMLKSFVAPYESTASSKLWSSGGICLGKTNLDEFAMGSSTETSVFGVTSNPWDINRVPGGSSGGSAASVAAGFCAAAIGSDTGGSIRQPASFCGVVGLKPTYGRVSRWGLVAFASSLDQIGPITNTVSDAAEILYSISGKDPFDSTCLDKPVPNYLTDLNKSIKGLKIGIIKECFEHKGLNPEVKESVLSGVERFKTLGAEVIEVECPRFNDGIATYYVIAPSEASANLARYDGVKYGYRSSKGTNLIDMTSKSRAEGFGDEVQRRILIGTYALSAGYSDAYYKKAQKVRTLIRRDFDIAFKKVDILLTPTCPTTAFLKGDFVNDPLSMYLSDLLTVPVNLAGLPAISIPCGFDTKGLPIGMQLIGNVLEENRILNAANIFEIDAQVIKKRPLF
- a CDS encoding DNA polymerase III subunit alpha — protein: MGFVPLHNHSDYSLLDGASQISKIVDRASDLGMESIALTDHGVMYGVLDLVKKCKEKGIKPIIGNEMYVINGSIDDPQPKKEKRYHLVVLAKNYTGYKNLVKLTTISHLNGMRGRGIFSRPCIDKSLLSKYSDGLIVSTACLGGEIPQAILKGRLDVAEDIALWYKKLFTDDFYLEIQDHGSIEDRIVNVELIKIGKKHQIKVIATNDAHYLSNMDVEAHDALLCVLTGKLISDEKRLRYTGTEYIKSEYEMLELFKDHIDDESINEAVNNTVEISQKVEVFDLFGNYRMPKFPLNEDTDSFSFLAQLSNEGLLKRLKKNDFTEVDESYKKRLSTELKIIKNMGFPDYFLVVWDYIKFARDNSIPVGPGRGSAAGSLVAYALQITNIDPVEHGLLFERFLNPARKSMPDIDTDFCIDRRNEVIDYVTNRYGEDKVAQIITFNKMTSKAVLKDVARVLDIPYGEADKLAKLIPVVRGKPYKLNEMIDKNSPSQEFREKYINDNRVKKWVDLALRIEGTNKTYGVHAAGVVIASEPLDELVPLQRNNEGQIITQYSMDDIESLGLLKMDFLGLKNLTMIEKTVSLINQSTGKKINIDDLPQNDGKTFELIGRGDLEGVFQLESSGMKQVVKDFKPNSLEDISSILALYRPGPLDAGLIPKFINRKNGNEKIDFPHPFIESILTETYGIMVYQEQIMKIAQDLAGYSLGDADLLRRAMGKKKVSEMVKHRNIFVDGSMKKGVNEKLANDLFDQMVLFAEYCFNKSHSTAYGAVTYQTAFLKAHFPVAYMAALLSVNSGSSDKMQRYISNCYSMGIEVISPSINFSGLDFTIKNNQILFGLSAIKNLGDSAIRNIIENRNSFGIFKSLSDLCDRLPSNVLNKRSLESLIHCGALDEFSNDNNRAQLLSDLEHVIEWASSRNRDRLSGQGNLFDSKEEFSNVAFSDSQLAKVDDYSLIEKLKLEKQLLGFYLSDHPLKHLTKPAKLISPISVSQLEEIKDRTKVSLVGMIPDLKQITTRKGDRMAIVQLEDLSGSCEAIVFPKTYVRLSEFLLTDTRLLVWGTIDKKSDKTQLIIDDCREIDNLKLLIINLESSQASDVRVQNTLRDCLIKFKPDKGRCGVKIPVLAAVRNKNSVTYVKFGEQFCIGDINGACKLLEDKSFQVNLKSLVS